A genomic region of Osmia bicornis bicornis unplaced genomic scaffold, iOsmBic2.1, whole genome shotgun sequence contains the following coding sequences:
- the LOC123988731 gene encoding uncharacterized protein LOC123988731, protein MHSQQTVCIQAHVLTAVTTILPSFSMRTPDWPHIRKLRLADNDFLTPRPVDLIIGADFYGRIIKPNIIKGSPTTPIAQLSIFGWLVIGPVNESHSTTRYSHFAVAQDDQSNLQELLTKFWVQEESPMDIPSTLTPEEEECESHFCATHTRDHTGRYIVRIPLKAPASLLGNSHKIAQRCLQSTLRRLSKDSTYNQLYVEFMKEYEELGHMVKAPDHQRISSREAENVGPDGEMTLAHDAPASGGLRVSSDGSTPQTSAHLQPYYLPHHGVLRLDSSTTKLRVVFNGSKATTSGKSVNDLMHTGANLLLNVTDVLIWLRHYHHIFATDITKMYRQVAVHKDDWDLQRILWIDEDRNVIPYQLTTVTYGTKAAPFLATRALMQLVHDEGHRFPLATPSLTHGRYVDDIFGGADSISELVEVAQQLIALCNAGGFPLAKWHATHPDLLRAVSSSTQSSAPISFDDCTTKLLGIQWMPQTDAFGFSSTLTDQPSKCSKRLVLSEVARIFDPLGFVSPVIVRAKMLLQELWLHKINWDDQLPSQIVSRWFIIREDLNSLAKLSIPRWFNTWSNSIVEIHGFSDASQLAMAAVIYITVSSPSNDSMTSLVCSKTKVAPLKRLTIPRLELSAALLLAKLTKYVQSTLKVKIKATHLWTDSQVSLIWIKSQASRWKDYVRNRVIQIQELTPNAHWRHVPGTSNPADCASRGISTDQLQRFELWWKGPPWMARNQDHWPEQKEFSTLNSELEVRPNVSLFASAQKLSYHWDLIYKYSSLIKLYRLTALCFRFASRLKRKLETPPVIIIPSCDMEKAQLFWIHATQHLYFTSEIKTLNSGSTLPATHPFSRLTAFIDSQGTIRVGGRLTNTALSRDEKHPAILPRDAHLSKIIIEDAHKRTFHGGTQLTLAYIRQRYWIIGGRAPVKSHILRCVVCARQRGIRARQMMGQLPLCRVTLSRPFAHTGVDYAGPITMKNSKGRGSKTIKGWICVFVCFSSSAVHLEVVSDYSTEGFLAAYRRFSSRRGIAHKLYSDCGTNFIGAQAELKRLFTSSSQEHRQIASILSADSTQWMFNPPAAPHMGGKWEAVVKSIKYHLRRTIGELLLTFEEFSTLLTQIEAVLNSRPLEPLSDDPDDISALTPGHFLIGSALNTIPEPSLLDVSPGRLSKWQLIQQRVQHFWSQWSRHYLQRLQSISKWHHPSNDIKTGSLVLLTNEHLPPSKWPLARVTEVHPGKDALTRVATVKTATTTLVRPITKLVILPVHHQAELTSAETSSTSC, encoded by the coding sequence ATGCATTCACAACAGACTGTCTGCATCCAGGCTCACGTGCTCACAGCCGTAACGACAATCCTGCCATCGTTCTCAATGAGAACTCCGGATTGGCCTCACATTAGAAAATTGAGGTTGGCGGACAATGATTTCTTGACACCACGACCAGTCGATTTAATCATTGGAGCGGATTTCTACGGAAGGATCATCAAGCCAAATATCATCAAGGGCTCACCAACAACACCAATTGCTCAACTTTCCATTTTTGGATGGCTCGTCATTGGCCCAGTCAACGAATCACATTCTACCACTCGTTATTCACATTTTGCAGTTGCTCAAGACGACCAGAGCAATCTGCAAGAGCTGCTCACCAAATTCTGGGTTCAAGAGGAATCACCAATGGATATTCCAAGCACGCTCACtccggaggaagaagaatgcgaaTCACATTTCTGTGCGACTCACACTCGTGATCACACTGGAAGGTACATCGTTCGCATTCCACTCAAGGCACCAGCATCGCTCTTAGGCAATTCACACAAGATTGCTCAAAGATGTCTACAAAGCACGTTGCGACGACTCTCCAAGGATTCAACATACAACCAGCTCTACGTCGAGTTCATGAAAGAGTACGAAGAATTGGGACACATGGTAAAGGCTCCAGATCACCAACGAATTTCATCAAGAGAGGCTGAGAACGTTGGGCCTGATGGGGAGATGACCTTGGCACATGATGCTCCGGCATCAGGAGGGTTGAGGGTCTCTTCTGACGGTTCAACACCTCAGACCTCTGCTCATCTTCAACCATATTATTTGCCTCACCATGGAGTTCTACGTCTCGACAGTTCAACAACGAAGCTCAGGGTTGTATTCAACGGATCAAAAGCTACGACATCAGGCAAATCAGTCAACGATTTAATGCATACTGGTGCTAATTTGCTCTTGAATGTTACAGATGTTCTAATTTGGCTTCGCCATTATCACCACATTTTTGCCACAGACATCACAAAAATGTATCGCCAGGTAGCAGTTCACAAGGATGATTGGGATCTCCAGCGAATCCTTTGGATCGATGAAGACCGCAATGTCATCCCTTACCAGCTCACAACTGTCACGTACGGTACAAAGGCGGCTCCCTTCCTGGCGACACGAGCACTCATGCAACTTGTTCACGATGAGGGTCATCGATTCCCTCTGGCAACGCCCTCGCTCACACATGGCAGATATGTGGACGATATTTTTGGAGGAGCAGACTCAATCTCGGAACTTGTGGAGGTCGCTCAACAGCTGATTGCATTGTGCAACGCGGGCggatttccactcgcaaaatggcatgCGACTCACCCAGATCTTCTACGGGCTGTTTCGTCATCCACACAATCGTCAGCTCCCATATCATTTGACGACTGCACTACCAAATTACTCGGTATTCAATGGATGCCTCAAACTGACGCATTCGGCTTCTCATCAACTTTGACTGATCAACCAAGTAAGTGTTCAAAACGCCTCGTATTGTCCGAAGTGGCTCGGATATTTGATCCATTAGGTTTCGTCTCACCGGTAATAGTACGAGCAAAAATGCTATTACAAGAACTCTGGCTACACAAAATCAATTGGGACGACCAGTTACCGTCTCAAATTGTATCACGATGGTTCATCATCAGAGAAGATCTCaacagcttggccaagctATCGATCCCAAGATGGTTCAACACATGGAGCAATTCAATTGTAGAAATTCATGGATTCTCTGATGCTTCTCAACTTGCCATGGCAGCGGTGATTTACATCACCGTTAGCTCTCCGTCCAACGACTCAATGACGTCACTTGTCTGCTCTAAGACAAAGGttgcaccactgaagaggctCACAATACCAAGATTGGAGTTGTCTGCAGCACTCCTATTGGCAaaactcacaaaatatgttcaaTCAACGCTCAAGGTAAAAATCAAGGCAACGCACCTGTGGACGGATTCTCAAGTTTCGCTCATATGGATCAAATCGCAAGCATCACGTTGGAAGGATTATGTTCGGAACAGAGTCATTCAGATCCAAGAACTCACTCCAAATGCGCATTGGAGGCATGTTCCAGGTACTTCTAATCCAGCCGACTGTGCTTCCCGAGGCATTTCGACAGATCAACTTCAACGATTCGAGCTTTGGTGGAAAGGTCCTCCATGGATGGCTCGAAATCAAGATCATTGGCCAGAGCAAAAGGAATTCTCAACTTTAAACAGCGAGCTCGAAGTGAGACCCAATGTCTCACTCTTTGCTTCAGCTCAAAAGCTAAGTTATCATTGGGATctcatttacaaatattcatcTCTTATTAAGCTGTATAGACTGACTGCACTTTGTTTCAGGTTTGCCTCACGGCTTAAGAGAAAGCTCGAAACTCCTCCTGTGATCATCATACCATCCTGCGACATGGAGAAGGCGCAGCTCTTCTGGATTCACGCGACTCAACACTTGTATTTCACCAGCGAAATCAAGACGCTCAACTCAGGCTCAACCCTGCCTGCAACTCACCCCTTCAGTCGCCTCACCGCCTTCATCGATTCGCAGGGAACAATACGAGTAGGGGGAAGACTCACAAACACAGCGCTCAGCAGGGATGAAAAACATCCAGCGATCCTCCCACGGGACGCTCACCTGTCGAAGATCATCATTGAAGATGCTCACAAGCGAACATTTCACGGAGGAACGCAGCTCACGCTCGCATACATTCGACAACGGTACTGGATCATCGGTGGCAGAGCTCCTGTAAAATCTCACATTTTGAGATGTGTCGTGTGTGCTCGTCAGAGGGGGATTCGTGCTCGTCAGATGATGGGTCAACTACCTCTCTGTCGAGTCACACTATCACGACCATTCGCTCACACCGGTGTCGATTATGCAGGACCAatcacaatgaaaaattcaaagggaaGAGGCTCGAAAACAATCAAGGGATGGATCTGCGTGTTCGTATGTTTCTCCTCATCAGCTGTTCACCTCGAGGTTGTCAGCGATTACTCAACCGAGGGATTTCTGGCAGCCTACAGAAGATTCTCATCACGAAGAGGGATCGCTCACAAGTTGTACTCTGACTGTGGTACAAATTTCATTGGAGCACAGGCAGAGCTCAAACGCCTGTTCACGTCAAGTTCACAGGAGCACCGACAGATCGCATCGATTCTGTCAGCTGACAGCACTCAATGGATGTTCAACCCACCAGCTGCTCCTCACATGGGAGGAAAATGGGAAGCTGTGGTGAAATCAATCAAGTACCATCTCAGGAGAACAATTGGTGAGCTCTTACTAACATTCGAAGAGTTTTCCACTCTCCTCACACAGATCGAAGCGGTGCTCAACTCAAGACCATTGGAGCCGCTCAGTGACGATCCCGACGACATCTCTGCGCTCACCCCAGGACACTTCCTCATCGGTTCAGCGCTCAACACGATACCAGAACCATCACTGCTCGACGTCTCACCAGGTAGATTGTCGAAATGGCAACTGATCCAGCAGAGGGTTCAACACTTCTGGTCTCAGTGGTCTCGACACTACCTGCAGAGACTTCAATCAATCTCAAAGTGGCATCACCCATCGAACGACATCAAGACAGGCTCGTTGGTGCTGCTCACGAACGAGCATCTTCCACCGAGCAAGTGGCCACTCGCAAGAGTGACCGAAGTTCACCCCGGCAAGGATGCCCTCACCAGGGTTGCAACCGTGAAGACTGCAACCACGACTCTCGTCAGACCGATCACCAAGCTTGTCATCCTGCCTGTTCACCATCAAGCTGAGCTCACCTCTGCAGAAACATCATCAACGAGTTGCTGA